A segment of the Eleutherodactylus coqui strain aEleCoq1 chromosome 6, aEleCoq1.hap1, whole genome shotgun sequence genome:
tatttttgcaaatacgtaatttttaacacaggatttatttctatagtgcacatgaaaatgaggatttacacctcaaaatgcatacccccgtttgtcccgtgttcagaaacatacccattgtggccctaatcttctgtccgtatgcacaacggggccaaaaccgaaaggagcagccagtggctttcacatcagacattttgcttgaaggcgtttcaggccccattgcccacttgtagaccccttgagcggccaaaacgcggaggactcccacaaatgacctcattttggaaactagacctcttagcgcattaatctaggggtgtactgcatattttgaccaaacagtttttgaatgaatcaaagcaaagcagaagtgaaaaattccgattttttttttattttttttttatcaattatgtgattttaaaacccttttttttttggacagcagacatatgaatggaggctttcaccaaaaatggatacccccgtttgtcccgtgttcagaaacatacccattgtggccctaatcttctgttcgtatgcacaacggggccctaaccaaaaggagcagcgggtggttttcagaacagacattttggttgaaggcgTTTTGGgcaccattgcccacttatagaaccCGTGAGcaaccaaaacgacagaggacccccacaaatgaccccattttaaaaactacaccccttaacgcatttatataggggtgtacttCGTATTTTGACTTCatcgtttttaaatgaatcgaagcaaagcaaaaggaaaaaattatgatttttgtttttttggcaattatgtaattttaaaaatagtttttttttgtacagcgtacataggaataaagactttcaccccaaaatgtatacccccatttgtcccgtgttcagaaacatatccattgtggccctaatcttctgtctggatgcacatcggggcccaaactgaacggagcatcaaactttaactgtcttttgagttttatgtgatcgccattatccattggataatggcgatcacgtgaccgaagaccgctcaccgcggccccccatgacatctctaagctcctggttacctttagtagccaggagcaaggagattttaaatttcctcttgccctccctagcttctgcgcttgcgttcgccattttggcgacaggcacaTGCGCCAAAACTAGGGGAATCGACgatggccttatttaagtaatttcacctcctctcacgGATCTAATCCGggacgggaggtgaaaattgagcttttttttacttttatgtgatctccgttatccattggataatggccaTCACGTGACTAGGAAAagcgtaccatggcaccccatgaaatctccaggctcttggctacatttagtagctaggtgcggggagattttaaattaccccgccaatctacggcttttgcgcctgcgtctgccattttggcgacagacgCGTGCGCAGACGCCtggcaaggtccgcggataaatctgggggcttaaggtacctaatttcatctcccctcatggatatgattgatggggggagatgaaacaaactttttttcttttttttttttacatttttttaaaaacttttttttaaacttttacatgatcgctgctagccattggatagcagcgatcatgtgaccgggaaccgcatacagcggctcccagtgacagctccctgctctcagctactcatactagccaagagcagggagtttttaaatttcctgggcctcccGGTTCTCTGCgatgcgcagacgccggcggcagggcCAGGGAAAACCCAGAAGATGCCGGACGGCGCGGAGGACCGGAggggataccggcgatcgcgggacctggggtggggtcccgcagccctggatgacagctccatgctgtcggctacctccggtaaccggcagcatggagctatcacgtcctgagcctgcagggctttcattcctagagaatgcatatttctacgtcctctaggaataaagcccagcaggccaggacgtagaatcccgatggggccgtcactaaggggttaaggctgctaTTATAGGAGTGCCAACAGTAGCTTCTCATGCTCATGCTTTCCCGACTACtgcaggtgccccccccccccaattgtcGGGAAATCGCAAGCACCAGAGGCTACCGTtagcgctcatgtaatagcagccttagggcttattaacATGAGCGATATTCTTGCACAAGTTTTGTGCCATgcatagaatcctagactggtagagttggaagagacctccagggtcatcgggtccaaccccctgctcagtgcaggatcactaaatcatcccagatgtctgtccagcctttgtttgacgacttccgttgaaggagaactccccacctcccgtggtaacctattctactcattgatccccctcactgtctaatatctaatttgtgtctcctccctttcagtttcatcccattgcttctagtctttccttgtacagatgagaatagggctgatccctctgcactgtgacagtcctgcagatatttgtagatggctattaagtctcctctcagccttctcttctgcaagctaaatatccccagatcctttaaccgttcctcataggacatgatttgcagaccactcaccatcttggtaactcttctctgaacttgctccagtttgtgtcttttttaaagtggggtacccagaactggagacagtattccagatgaggtctgactaaggaagagtagagggggataatgacctaacgtgatctagactctatgcttctcttaatacatcccagaattgtgtttgccataTTTGTTAcggcatcacactgttgactcatgttcagtctatgatctattagtatacccaagtctttttcacatgtgctgcttagctcaattcctcccattctgtatgtgcttttttcatttttcttgcccagatgtaggattttgcattccttcatgttaaataccattctgttagtcgctgtccactctctctctctcttccctagtgttagctatccctcctagctttgtgttgtcggtaagtttgatcagttttccatcaattctcttctccagatcatttataaaaatgttgaacagcactgggtctaggacagagccttatggtaccccacttcatacactcttccacttggatgtgcagccatttatgaccactctttgagtacgatcacccagccagttgtgaattcacctaatagttgccttgtcaatcccatatttggtcattttttcaataagtatggtatgagatactttgtcaaatgctttactaaggtcaagatatactatagccaccgcatttccctgatcaacctagtcagtgatactatcatagaaagaaatgagatttgtctggcatgacttgtttgttacaaacccacgcTGGTTCTGGTTatttactccattcttatccaagtacttggttacctgctgtttaataatttgttcaaagatctttcctggtatagaagtcaggctcacaggcctgtagtttcttggatccaccttcttccattttttgaagacagggacaacatttgcccttttccaatcttcttggacatctcctgttctccgggaattttcaaagattatggcaggtggttcagcaattacctctgctacttcctttagtatcctaggatgtaattcatctcgaccttgagacttgaattcatgtaagttagctaagtgttcccttaccatctctctgcttatggatagcatgcattcttttatccccccaatAGCATAGGGAAGATTAGTCATGTCTGACATTCTTTGGCGCAACTTACATTGCACAGCACACGAACACCCGAACCGTGTGCTCTGCCATGGGTGGGAGACCGCACATCTATATACTCTATTATTTTGCACaactcacacaaaaatagaacatgctacaatttgTTCACATACATAATAtgcgcatttaaaaaaaaaacaaaaaacaggctTACGTTCATTTGAGTGAGCACTTGCTGTCATCTCTTTTTTAAGAGTATCACTAATGACCACCAGGTGGCTCTCCGGGCTACtgtctttttgtaatttttttctgtggCGATATGACTATATACCACTGGGTGGCCCTACAGGCTTTACTATCATTTATTTAGTAGCAGTACGACTGGTGTCCACCAGGTGgttctgcatgctttattttggaGCAGTACCACTGATGACCACCGGGTGTCACTGCACAAGTAATTGTTCCTGTATCAGACGAACACTGATGAGCCTCCTGCCAGCTTTTCCACATCTGACTGGTTATTCGGGGATACATCTCAGCCAAATGTTTGCCAATTGCAGCTCGTTCTGTGTGTTTTTCCATAGGATTTTCTATAGAGAAAAAATGCGCCAGAAGGAAACGAAACCGAAAACACAACTGGAGAACGAAGGAAATTCTTGGTGTATTTTACAAAATAGAGAAAAAACGCCACAAAAAGACCTTGTGATGGCAGCAGTGCGGTGCGAAAGTTCTCACGCCTCCGGCGCAGTAAATAAGTCTGCATGGAATGTAATCCGCTAATGAAGTCCTCTGCGTGTCGGCCGGTAACATAAACACCCCGTACAGACACCGGTCCTGCCACAGGCCTCATATCCGAGGATCGGAGGCGTCTTCAGGGGTCACTTGTCACCTGTGAAGAGGAAGAAGATTTAGTCCTGAATGACGCTGAGAAGCTTCTACTGGAAGGCGGCTGCTGAAGACTTTACAATCTTATcttatacaggggggggggggggtcacttactttacacatttcctttttcttcctgtgtaatactttAGAATCACCTGAAAAGCAAATAGCACATGAGatgagtcaatggaagccgaccgtcaagccatacttccgctgtagcacagcggaggtATCGCATAATTATgtgtccctgcccaccgccggccgcgtcattccGCACTGCCGGTGCGTCACGTGCTGTACTACGCATGCCCGCTGGCTTGCTAGGCGGGACGCGCACAGCGGATCTGGAGACGTGAGTATGGGGTCGCTGCAATAtcccgctggcggagtccgtcatggccgtggacatgaggccttactgtgtgCATATAGTGTGTTTACATGGTACATAATGTATGtagtatatatgtaatatatgtgtAGTGTACTTTCTGTATGTATTGGTCAAGCAATAAAATTAGGGAAACTTGAGCAAAATCGGATAGGGTCATCCTGAaacaattttttgcaaaaatcggtggtggtggctcagtggttagcactgttgccttatggCGCTGGGGTCCTACgtacaaatctcatcaaggacaacatttaCATGGATTTTGAAAAACTCCACACAGATGTTGccattggacagatttgaacctagaactgcaGTGCTGCAAAACAGCTAACAAcggagccaccacacttcttcaTTGTCATACTCCCTTCTCCAGAGGAGAGGAAAAAGAATAAACACaaggagaatatacaaactctatgcagatgttgcccaCAGACAGACAGGAACCTAGAACCTCAGTGCTACAAGGCCACAGTGCTAGCtgctgagccaccaagcttctttctGCTGCAACTTCCTTCTCTAGGAGAGGAGCATAAGAAGAAAAAGGTCTCATTCCCCTTCTcactctcctcctcctttcttctACTCCTcctaagaagaaggaagagcaaGCACAGTGGCCCAGTCATtcgcagtactggggtcctaggttcaaatgtgaccaaggacaacatctgcctggagtttgtatgttctctttacgtttctccttcttctcctcgtcCAGAGATGGAagaacatggtggctcagtcgttagcactgctgctttgcgtTTCTGAGGTTTTAGATTgaaatctgtccaaggacaacatctgtatagagTTTTTATCATCTCTTTGTGCTTATTCCTCTTGTTCaactcctcctctggagaagcaAGACagttgtggtggctcagttgttagcattgttgcctcgcagtgctggagttctaggttcaaaactgtccaagggcaacatctatatGGAGTTTTTTAAATTCTTGATTAGATGTTGTTCTTGATTAGATTTGTACCTAGAAGCCCAACACTGCAGGCAAgagtgccaaccactgagccacaatcATAGAAGAAGCTCCGTGAACCTGATTATCGACTTTGACAGAAATTGGGATCAGGTCGTCCCCATTTAcgattatttttggaaaatcaagTTGTCATTCCCGTCCCGAATAGTCCAATAATGGCTCATCACTAGTATGTAGCATGTATGTTGTATGATTAGGCACCCGACCACACCTAACATTACTTACTCAGCAGGACAATAATCCCCATCATCAGCATGACCCCAGCGAAGATCAGACCTCCCATGCGGAGAACGCCATAATCTGAGGAGAAAGCAGGATCCTTCATTATTACACTGCAGACCCCGATAACACCACTGCTTACCACTACTCAGCGCTAACGATGGGGGCGGAGCTCGAGTCACAGTTATGGCGCAGTCTAACGAGTCTGTCTGTATCTTGGAGGCTTTTGTGAGAAAGAACGTCTACAGACCACAAGTAAGCGGTGGTGTCTGGTCATTCAGACCTCCGAACCCTTGGTGGCTGCTGTCACTTACGTCATTGTGCTCATACACCGTCACGATGAGTAATATCCAAGCTTTGCCTCAACCAACACCACCCTGTATCTAAATATCTTGGGCAAGGTAAGATGGCATATTGGCATTTCCCCCACACATATATGCCCCGGACCATCTCCCCTCCTACGGTCCGTCCCTGCCTTCTACACGCAGCGGGATCAGTGACCAGTAGTTATATCGCTTCTAATAGACTTGTACCATAGCAAAATGACTCACCATAGTGAAAATGATCGTGTTCTGCCGCACAACCTGCAGAGGGAGATAGTGAGTCAGGGGATGAGCCTGGATATGTATCATACAGAAAGTGAGCTCACAGCCATCAGTCTCCtcctgctgggacccccaatgatcaacaGTGAAGAAAGTTGGCAATAAGTGTTAAATCTCCCTGCAGCACCCCTTCAGGGGAAATTAAGTATTGCACGgtgtctattgaaatcaatgaagagTGAGAAATGCTCTTTATAGCTGCTCTTTACTCCAAGAGGCGAGGATTCCCACTATTAACTCCAACCAACCCTAACCAGTTATTCACTAATTGGGTGTATGGAAAGGGGGTTGCTATACTGGAGGACCCCTTTAAAGATCAAACAGGATACAATCAGAAATAAAGATCTGCAGTTCCACCGATGACTACAAGATGGCGCTAGATGGACATCATAATTGTACATTTTATGCTTATACTTCTACCTGTACACAGAGCTGCAGTGATCATCACCAGACCGCAGAGGGCGCTCTGAAACCAGGAAGAGAGAGGTTAATGCACAATCTAATATTTACCCACAATgtacactaaatggccactttattagagaccccctctCATCTCACAGCAAATTGAGCCTCCTTTCGCCTTCCGAACCGTAACAATTCATCGTGGCATCCAGCAGGTATCAGAGGAACCAGAGTGCGTCCAGAAAACCTTTCCCGCGCCATTACTGCACCCCCACCAGCCTGACAgtaaggggtcattgattcacgCTGCTGGCGCCAAATTATGACCTCCCATCCGCATGGGGCAAcacaaatctggatccatctgaccaggtgatgtgtttccgctgctcagtggcacaatttttgcgctcttttgtctGCTGGAGTCTCGCCTTGGCCAATGGCGCAGAAAGTGTCCGCCTGGGGTTATAGGCCACCCGTGCTAAGGAGcaatgagttgtgcatttggacacattagtcggagccccagcgttgtattcatctgctactgactgtgcagcgcctgttggtcagaatgattcctgacatcctcctctgaccccttttggtgacatatagtttccatccacaggaccccctttcgctggatgtttttttctcgatcacgccattctcagtataccgTTACATGAGCAAACCCCACAAGGCTGGCAGCGAAGCCcccgctagtccagcaccgatgaccctgCCTCGTTGGATGTCGCTCAGATTGCTGAAATTGATCCACGGAGAACTTGTCCTGTGATTTTATGTGGCACTCCGGgggctaatttccatacagggaagcaccaatcatgagaCGGTCGGGAGCTGTAATAAAGGGGTCGTTCAGAGCATAATGGGAGGGTGCGTTCCCCTGAAGCAATCGCTGTGTGCAGAAAGATCTGGCTGCCTTCACTGTGTTAAGTAGTTAATCACTTGCATGGTTAATGGGCGCACGGATCGCCTAAAACTGTGCAGCCAACAATCACGCTCAGTTAGCACTTAAGTCACTAGTGAGCGCCATCTCAGCGGTGCGGCAGACTCTTCTGTACGATGATGTGCCTTCCCCTTTTCACCCTGGGGTGACACAACAGTTGGGGTCACCGCTGGATTGTTGGGGGATAAGTCGCCGCGGCTCCTTTTATTTTCCCTCAGCATCCCGCAGCTTCCATGACTTGCAGCATTGCTATCGCACTCGCCGTCAGGTTGCAGAGCTGCATTTCTTTAGCCCAGTCTTTCATACAGAAAACTACCTGCTGCTGCCAGTAGGAGGCGCTCTATAAGTAGCTTCAGGTCTCATTTAGATGtcagagtgttgtgggcatgctctatgactAGGGAGGGGTAACTGTGAACGTcatctatagacttctatagaagaGTGTTAAGGACATGCTGTGACTTGTGCAGGGTCGGggaaagaggtgagctgtgacagcacccattgatttttatggtagagtgttgtgggcatgctgtgTGCTGtgcagaaagggggaggaggtgaacttTAACCATTGCTTATAGATTTCTATGgaggagtgttgtgggcatgactTATGCATGGAGGGGGACAAGGTGAGTTGTGATCATCACCTATAGACTTCAgttggagagtgttgtgggcatgtttTGTGACTTGTGGAGGGAAttgaaggaggtgagctgtgagtattgtgggcatgctctgtgatctgtgcaagGAGGGGGATGAGGTGAGCCGTGACATCACCTACAGACTGCTTTGTGAAAGTGTTGTGGATATGCTGTTTGacttgtgaccatcacctatataCTTCTATGTGAGcgtattgtgggcatgctctgtggcctgtgcaggaagggggaggaggtgagctgtggcatCACATatagtgaatggtggatcctgtgtcacTTTTCAGTGTTATCCTGCCTGCGATGACAATGAGATGACGGCCGTATaggtttctctacagaacagtcaGGCTATTATtcggctctgtggtcagtgtgagaactgcaggactttttaatttttttaaaataacaatgagaatgtaaaaaataacacaaaaaattctttaaaaaatatgtttaacgtaAAAACGTGATTTATAGAAGAGGTCATTTTCTGGTGGCACATTCCTCTTTAGATGTTCTCTACTTACAATTAGTATGGGTATGTAGTGACAGGCAGCATTACCTTAGTAACCTGCCCAACAggtaccacaagtcccagaaaCCAGCCTGTCACCTAGAGGCAGAGGAGGCGCAGCTAGGGGTGTATTAATGATAACAGATGGAGAATACATAAtgaatccatatatatatataaaggtgaaagcccttacttcccgatgtcgtacaaacatgacatttggcaggagcattctataggtgctaaaaaggaaaagtaaaggggtcacaactcgataattcaatgctaggtgcaaaagtattggcccccctatgtaatgtacctaatctaattctctaacttcccggtctcatacaaacatgaaacttggcacgaccattcttatggtcctaaataggaaaagtaagggtgccttcacactggcgataaaatcgcacgACTTCCCAGTACTGTGAGGCTGCGAGAAATCGCAAatatatgaagccaatggctttaaatggctccatgcgcatgtgcgatgttttaatgCTTGCAATGCCGCATTAAAACAAAATCAAGGCAGGTCCATTCTTTTTGTAATCTCACCATATTGTTTCCAGCCgtcattgaatggcagctgagcggtgcctctgattggtcacagcgctcagccaatcagaggcagtgccggGTACCTGCTAGAAGTCGCAGTCCCGCCAGAGATGACGGCTCTTCCAAGGTGatgcattaatatatatattttttttctacagttcacgaattatttttttttggagggggcggcttatttttcaagccaccccccacccccaaaaacatCCTTGCCAtagggagtcccctgccactgctgttacagcagtggcagaggatcgcgagcatcccacattgatttcaatgccgctggcactgctgccaccagccccattggaaacaacaggagaagatcactatctcctgctgtggctgtgacagccacagtagGAGATATCTTCAGCCCTGCTTGGATTTgaggctgtttccctgtggaaATGCCTCTgatccagggcttcagaaggattgaAAAAGCGATATCGGGGtgtcaatcacatcccgatattgctctcgccagtgtgcaggagccttaaaggggtcgccactcgattattcaatgctaagtgaaaaggaattggcacccctatgtaatgtaacttcccggtgttgtacaagtgtgaaatttggtacgaccattccttaggtcctaaataggaaaggtaaaggggtcacaactcgattattcaattctatgtgcaatggtattggcacccctatgcatgaacattctttaggtcctaaatgaggagagtgggaggggtggcaaattctgcaaagggacatcggtacatgcagtctgaggagaatctaacgctcctctatacttacacatattttattcctcgattACTCTAaaataaccttgacttcataaaattttccatgcaaacaacatgtaaacacctgcatcaaattaactcaggcgaaggcgggtatatcagctagttatattcTAAGACATTCCTAAAGGACCCCAATTAGCAATCTGCCATTATcctatcccccaagtgtcaatgcatcattatcctgtcccccaagtgtcagcgtgtcattatcctgtcccccaagtgtcagtgtgtcattatcccgtcctccaagtgtcaatgtatcattatcccgtccccaagtgccagtgtgtcattatcctgtcccccaagtattagtgtgtcattatcctctcccccaagtgtcagcgtgtcattatcctgtcctccaagtgtcagcttgtcattatcctgtcccccaagtatcagcgtgtcattatcccgtcctccaagtatcagtgtgtcattatcccatcccccaattgtcagcgtgtcattatcctgtcccccaagtgtcagtgtgccattacCCCGTCAACGAAGTATTagtatgtcattatcctgtcccccaagtgtcagtgtgtcattatcctgtcctccaagtatcagagtgtcattatcacgaccccaagtgtcagcatgttattatcccatcccccaagtgtcagcgtgtcattatcccatcccccaagtgtcagcgtgtcattatcccatcccccaagtgtcagtgtgtcaatatcctgtcccctaagtgtcaatgtatcattatcctgtaccccaagtgtcagtgtgtcattatgctgtcccccaagtgtcagtgtgtcattatcctgtcccccaagtgtcattgtgtcattatcctatcccccaagtgtcagtgtgtcattatcatgtcccccaagtgtcagtgtgccattatcaTGTCCCCCAAGtgacagtgtgtcattatcctgtcccccaagtatcattgtgtcattatcctgtaccccaagtgtcagtgtgtcattatcatgtcccccaagtgtcagtgtgtcattatcctgtacccgaattgtcagcgtgtcattatcctgtcccctaagtgtcagtgtgacattatcctgtaccccaagtgtcagcgggtcattatcccatcccccaagtgtcaatgtgtcattatcctgtaccccaagtgtcagcgtgtcattatcctgtaccccaagtgtcagtgggtcattatccagtcccccaagtatcagcgtgtcattatcctgtaccccaagtgtcagtgggtcattatccagtcccccaagtatcagtgtgtcattatcctgtaccccaagtgtcagtgtgtcattatcatgtcccccaagtgtcagtgtgtcattatcctgtacccgaattgtcagcgtgtcattatcctgtcccctaagtgtcagtgtgacattatcctgtaccccaagtgtcagcgggtcattatcccatcccccaagtgtcaatgtgtcattatcctgtaccccaagtgtcagcgtgtcattatcctgtaccccaagtgtcagtgggtcattatccagtcccccaagtgtcagcgtgtcattatcctgtcccccaagtgtcagcgtgtcatcatCCTGTCCAacaagtattagcgtgtcattatcctgcccccaagtgtcagtgtgtcattatgctGTCCCCCAAGTTTCAGTCTGTCATTAtgctgccccccaagtgtcagtgtgtcatcatcctgtccaccaagtgt
Coding sequences within it:
- the LOC136631938 gene encoding FXYD domain-containing ion transport regulator 6-like → MLLPNVMFVRHRESALCGLVMITAALCTGCAAEHDHFHYDYGVLRMGGLIFAGVMLMMGIIVLLSDSKVLHRKKKEMCKVTSDP